The Cystobacter fuscus DSM 2262 genome includes a region encoding these proteins:
- a CDS encoding serine/threonine protein kinase, translating into MSKALHPNQLRPGDHVREYRLLRRLGVGGFSMVFLAERGRHYYALKMALQPVSDADEDRVDGWLRREAVSLEHLVHPNLLPVHEWGRWPDPRTGYSFYVTDYVPGVTFIEWCRRGRVTPFEWVDVLCEVLRPLEAMHARGMCHRDIKADNVLVRDEDSRPFLIDFGAVHLPCAPPLTEGIAPGTMYCQPPEAIRFVMSQEARQKGARFEAHPSADLYAVGVLLYEALTGHHPFDPKLPVDQLLVAILTQPPVEPRLLNPEAPASLCSLAMRLLAKEPSRRPPSASVVREELQRLRAEEGQSPPWRTSGRAFSGQESALVRGRAVRGSAGRAGSSARERGPRRWMKVFLVLMLGMGLLGWGGWLLLHVGGGILPRVESTVPVSPRPAEQGVQPVPAPSSLPTHFAADTSAEVPSRACALLRALLGATLVQFVGCATAPTVRPDPSGYLKRCPPEAIETPQKLGFLPDYMYDSYIQPGPSVSSVSRRKPLTEGGGLNVKSGPITAHMYPFEGEDSRYLVIAGQAVTTRMRVYIEFDRVQLPDGSWLPFCGAAASTGEMVYGLLTREAFSFPNVLVDPALVDHGPGSVVLNDPQFMTAVEPPKGKRRRFDIEQVDPEAKPDIRVNQ; encoded by the coding sequence ATGAGCAAGGCCCTTCACCCCAACCAGCTCCGGCCCGGGGACCACGTGCGGGAGTACCGCCTCCTGCGTCGTCTGGGCGTGGGCGGCTTCTCCATGGTCTTCCTGGCGGAGCGTGGGCGCCACTACTACGCCTTGAAGATGGCGCTGCAACCCGTCTCGGACGCGGACGAGGACCGGGTGGATGGCTGGTTGCGCCGCGAGGCGGTGTCCCTGGAACACCTGGTCCATCCCAACCTGCTGCCCGTGCACGAGTGGGGACGATGGCCGGATCCGCGCACGGGCTACTCCTTCTATGTGACGGACTACGTCCCGGGAGTGACCTTCATCGAGTGGTGCCGTCGCGGGCGCGTCACTCCCTTCGAGTGGGTGGACGTGCTGTGCGAGGTGCTGCGTCCGCTCGAGGCCATGCACGCGCGCGGCATGTGCCACCGGGACATCAAGGCCGACAACGTGTTGGTGCGTGACGAGGACTCGCGGCCCTTCCTCATCGACTTCGGGGCCGTCCACCTTCCCTGCGCGCCTCCGCTGACCGAGGGGATTGCTCCGGGCACGATGTACTGCCAGCCGCCAGAGGCCATCCGTTTCGTGATGAGTCAGGAGGCCCGGCAGAAGGGCGCCCGTTTCGAGGCCCATCCCTCCGCGGACCTCTACGCCGTGGGTGTCCTCCTGTACGAAGCGCTCACGGGCCATCATCCCTTCGACCCGAAGCTGCCGGTGGACCAGCTGCTGGTGGCCATCCTCACCCAGCCGCCCGTGGAGCCCCGGCTGCTCAACCCCGAGGCTCCCGCGTCCTTGTGCTCGCTCGCCATGCGGCTGCTGGCGAAGGAGCCGTCACGACGTCCGCCGAGCGCCAGCGTCGTGCGCGAGGAACTGCAACGGCTCCGGGCGGAAGAGGGGCAGTCGCCCCCGTGGCGGACCTCGGGAAGGGCGTTCTCCGGGCAGGAGTCGGCGTTGGTGCGAGGGAGAGCGGTCCGGGGGTCTGCTGGAAGGGCTGGGTCCTCGGCAAGAGAGCGGGGACCGCGCCGCTGGATGAAGGTGTTCCTGGTGTTGATGCTCGGGATGGGGTTGCTTGGGTGGGGAGGGTGGCTCCTTCTCCACGTGGGAGGCGGGATCCTCCCTCGTGTGGAGTCCACCGTGCCGGTCTCGCCGAGGCCCGCCGAACAAGGAGTGCAACCCGTGCCAGCCCCTTCGTCTCTTCCGACTCATTTCGCCGCCGACACCTCGGCGGAGGTTCCCTCGCGTGCCTGTGCCCTGCTGCGCGCCCTGCTGGGCGCGACCCTGGTCCAGTTCGTGGGTTGTGCCACGGCCCCCACCGTGCGTCCGGATCCCAGTGGCTACCTCAAGCGGTGTCCCCCCGAGGCGATTGAGACTCCCCAGAAGCTGGGATTCCTGCCTGACTACATGTACGACAGCTACATCCAGCCGGGCCCCTCGGTCTCCTCTGTCTCGCGCAGAAAGCCCCTGACCGAAGGAGGGGGGCTCAACGTCAAGTCGGGTCCCATCACGGCCCACATGTATCCCTTTGAGGGTGAGGACTCTCGATACCTGGTCATCGCGGGACAGGCGGTGACCACTCGGATGCGGGTCTATATCGAGTTCGACCGAGTCCAACTTCCGGATGGCTCATGGCTGCCCTTTTGTGGCGCCGCCGCGAGCACCGGGGAGATGGTGTATGGCCTTCTGACGCGAGAGGCTTTTTCGTTTCCAAATGTCCTGGTGGACCCGGCGCTGGTGGACCACGGTCCGGGCAGTGTTGTCCTCAATGATCCGCAGTTCATGACCGCCGTCGAGCCGCCCAAAGGTAAGCGGCGGCGCTTCGACATCGAGCAGGTCGACCCCGAAGCAAAACCCGACATTCGCGTCAATCAATAA
- a CDS encoding DUF2381 family protein has protein sequence MRSVFSALLVLLLLTSVPVFAGDRSAGRMSRQRIVRVSAGASEAPSEVHVAGGSPTLVSLDVRLGPEGPRLQSEHGHVRLVPVEGSSFLILPSVDLPKGERLLVSVPLEQGGLLSLVLSSVRDEVDTQVGLLLHASAAVEVEEGAGDMARLLNAARAEPVEMAPPGMCFLNSGDSLVRFRSVLRLDHYVFVSFLLWERRRSVDVSKRLLLRSVIQEGSVVPLPLLRVSSMSSASYPRQYTFVSVLPEGASTLEVVLRGEGDAEGSLSLPLARSRSTP, from the coding sequence GTGCGCTCCGTTTTCTCGGCTCTCCTCGTGCTTCTCCTGCTCACCTCCGTACCGGTCTTCGCTGGAGACCGGAGCGCCGGACGTATGTCCCGGCAGCGCATCGTGCGGGTCTCCGCTGGCGCGAGCGAGGCGCCCTCCGAAGTTCATGTCGCGGGTGGCTCCCCCACGCTCGTCTCCCTCGACGTGCGCCTGGGCCCCGAGGGGCCACGGCTCCAGAGCGAGCACGGCCACGTCCGGCTCGTTCCCGTGGAGGGCTCGTCCTTCCTCATCCTTCCCTCCGTGGATCTCCCCAAGGGTGAGCGGCTCCTTGTTTCCGTTCCCCTCGAGCAGGGAGGGTTGCTCTCCCTCGTGTTGAGTTCCGTCCGCGACGAGGTGGATACCCAGGTCGGGCTCCTGCTCCACGCGTCCGCTGCTGTGGAAGTCGAAGAGGGCGCCGGAGACATGGCCCGGCTCCTCAATGCAGCACGTGCGGAGCCCGTCGAGATGGCCCCGCCGGGGATGTGCTTCCTCAACAGTGGAGACTCCTTGGTGCGGTTCCGCTCCGTTCTGCGGCTCGACCACTACGTCTTCGTCTCGTTTCTCCTCTGGGAGCGACGGCGCTCCGTCGATGTGAGCAAGCGCCTCCTGCTGCGCTCCGTCATTCAGGAGGGGTCTGTCGTGCCCTTGCCCCTCCTGCGCGTCTCCTCGATGTCGTCAGCTTCTTACCCTCGACAGTACACCTTCGTGTCGGTCCTCCCGGAGGGGGCCAGCACGCTGGAGGTGGTGCTGAGAGGCGAGGGGGACGCGGAGGGCTCGCTCTCGCTTCCCCTGGCCCGGTCGAGGTCGACACCATGA
- a CDS encoding phospholipase D-like domain-containing protein, with protein MREREGGSGAEVRAGSLDGPGRISARPPTNTPHWNAEVSTALLARYYLPPSHSPLRGNACQLLRDGVEVYPSMLEAIRNARRYVHLETYMFLSDAVGELFGKALAEAAERGVHVRVLYDALGSWSSRGDFFESLRARGVDIRPFKPFSSLGRGLRHLLRRDHRKILSVDGEVAFIGGVNIAVHWAPKGQGGDCWRDDVLRVEGPAVYELERRFVATWRMAFQDKFRSWREGRRRRKQVRAQLQSQGRGGVGLAVLSNRRSIHRAYLHAISRARRSVLVAAAYFVPDRKLVAALRDAAQRGVEVRLLLNARGDHPWIMNATRSFYEKLLTAGVRIFEWERCVLHTKTAVVDGVWGTIGSFNLERLSLAFNHEANAVFTDPRLGFQLESAIRGDCQDCREVDLTVFRQRPLWRKVLERVLYTFRRLI; from the coding sequence ATGCGTGAGCGGGAAGGGGGCAGCGGGGCGGAGGTCAGGGCGGGGTCGCTGGATGGGCCCGGGCGGATATCCGCTCGTCCACCCACCAACACCCCGCACTGGAACGCAGAGGTTTCCACGGCCTTGCTCGCCCGCTACTACCTGCCCCCCTCGCACTCTCCGTTGAGGGGGAACGCCTGCCAGTTGCTGCGCGACGGCGTGGAGGTCTACCCCTCCATGCTGGAGGCCATCCGCAACGCGCGCCGCTATGTCCACCTCGAGACATACATGTTCTTGTCCGACGCGGTGGGCGAGCTGTTCGGCAAGGCCCTGGCGGAAGCGGCCGAGCGCGGCGTGCACGTGCGGGTGCTGTACGACGCCCTGGGCTCCTGGTCGAGCCGCGGCGACTTCTTCGAGTCCCTGCGTGCTCGGGGCGTGGACATCCGTCCCTTCAAGCCCTTCAGCAGCCTGGGCCGGGGCCTGCGCCACCTCTTGCGGAGGGATCACCGGAAGATCCTCTCGGTGGATGGCGAGGTGGCCTTCATCGGTGGGGTGAACATCGCCGTGCACTGGGCCCCGAAGGGGCAGGGGGGCGACTGCTGGCGCGATGACGTGCTCCGGGTGGAAGGGCCCGCGGTGTACGAGCTGGAGCGCCGCTTCGTGGCCACCTGGCGCATGGCCTTCCAGGACAAGTTCCGCTCCTGGCGCGAGGGCCGCCGCCGGCGCAAGCAGGTGCGCGCGCAGCTCCAGTCCCAGGGCCGGGGCGGCGTGGGCCTGGCGGTGCTCTCCAACCGCCGGAGCATCCACCGCGCCTACCTGCATGCCATCTCCCGCGCCCGCCGCAGCGTGCTGGTGGCGGCCGCCTACTTCGTGCCGGACAGGAAGCTCGTGGCCGCGTTGCGCGACGCCGCCCAGCGGGGCGTGGAGGTGCGCCTGCTGCTCAACGCCCGGGGCGACCACCCGTGGATCATGAACGCCACGCGCTCCTTCTACGAGAAGCTGCTCACCGCGGGCGTGCGCATCTTCGAGTGGGAGCGGTGCGTGCTGCACACCAAGACGGCGGTGGTGGACGGCGTGTGGGGCACCATCGGCTCGTTCAACCTCGAGCGGTTGTCGCTCGCCTTCAACCACGAGGCGAACGCCGTCTTCACCGATCCGCGGTTGGGCTTCCAACTGGAGAGCGCCATTCGCGGCGACTGCCAGGACTGCCGCGAGGTGGACCTGACCGTGTTCCGCCAGCGGCCCCTCTGGCGCAAGGTGCTCGAGCGCGTGCTGTACACCTTCCGCCGGCTCATCTGA
- a CDS encoding FHA domain-containing protein codes for MSFQLTIAEGKEAGKEFVFEQDSVLIGRVAECDVVLYDAGISRRHCRIFSEADQYYVEDMGSSNGTRVNGTLVPVKEKLALDEGAQLSLGPVVFVFKPVVEDATSPGAEVTVDEGSTRIVSVDAVSRQRNRGEALAPEGADAETLDAARRSSTRAMPRARTGVQPALPPGAPPPRPARGGGASAAALARAPDSAPAAPPSRRPASSSSAVARSTGAAGAPAGSSLSAADRARIRRESPGLVANIKLFWLDASTNVRRGIMGLGGVLGLGLVALVFWLVLDTGASVQRGPEPDSFANKQIITDSFGLGEGVDWEHSDRKDFEWEYTAATRTLAILHYQAQGISEGEVIVTVNGADLGKVPPDTLASQDRVLETMIPWQLLKKGEINRITFDNTKNPPGEDPWRIWNVWLERVPLPEISPEQLLEEARKAYTRGRKNMDNVKVGARNGYEGWKSFREAWLLLEAHPEPRPDLYYEARERMKDAQKELDKVCAKLMLEVERYVNQNKWQEANATLDHTREYFPDETDQLCAQKAEMKRAEISQ; via the coding sequence ATGAGCTTCCAGCTGACGATCGCCGAGGGCAAGGAGGCGGGCAAGGAGTTCGTCTTCGAACAGGACTCCGTCCTCATCGGTCGTGTCGCCGAGTGTGATGTCGTCCTGTACGACGCGGGCATCTCCCGCCGCCACTGCCGCATCTTCTCCGAGGCGGACCAGTACTACGTCGAGGACATGGGCAGCTCCAACGGCACCCGGGTCAATGGCACGCTGGTCCCCGTGAAGGAGAAGCTGGCCCTGGACGAAGGGGCCCAGCTGTCGCTCGGGCCGGTGGTGTTCGTCTTCAAGCCGGTGGTCGAGGATGCCACCTCGCCCGGGGCCGAGGTCACGGTGGATGAGGGCAGCACGCGCATCGTGTCCGTGGATGCCGTGTCGCGCCAGCGCAACCGGGGCGAGGCCCTGGCTCCCGAGGGCGCGGACGCGGAGACCCTCGACGCCGCGCGGCGCAGCTCCACCCGCGCCATGCCGCGCGCGCGCACCGGGGTGCAGCCCGCGCTGCCTCCGGGCGCTCCTCCTCCCCGTCCCGCCCGGGGCGGCGGCGCCTCCGCCGCGGCCCTGGCCCGTGCTCCGGACTCGGCTCCCGCGGCGCCTCCCTCCCGGCGTCCGGCCTCCTCCTCCAGCGCGGTGGCTCGCTCCACCGGTGCCGCCGGTGCGCCCGCCGGCTCCTCCCTGTCCGCCGCGGATCGTGCCCGCATCCGGCGCGAGTCCCCCGGCCTGGTGGCCAACATCAAGCTCTTCTGGCTCGATGCGAGCACCAACGTGCGCCGCGGCATCATGGGCCTGGGCGGCGTGCTGGGGCTGGGCCTCGTGGCGCTCGTCTTCTGGCTGGTGCTCGACACCGGGGCCTCAGTGCAGCGCGGCCCTGAGCCGGACAGCTTCGCCAACAAGCAGATCATCACCGACTCCTTCGGTCTGGGCGAGGGCGTGGACTGGGAGCACTCGGACCGGAAGGACTTCGAGTGGGAGTACACCGCCGCCACCCGTACGCTCGCCATCCTGCACTACCAGGCGCAGGGCATCTCCGAGGGAGAAGTCATCGTGACGGTCAATGGTGCGGACCTGGGCAAGGTGCCCCCGGATACCCTCGCCAGCCAGGACCGGGTCCTCGAGACCATGATCCCCTGGCAGTTGCTCAAGAAGGGGGAGATCAACCGCATCACCTTCGACAACACCAAGAATCCGCCCGGGGAGGACCCCTGGCGCATCTGGAACGTCTGGTTGGAGCGGGTGCCGCTGCCGGAGATCTCCCCCGAGCAGCTCCTGGAGGAAGCGCGCAAGGCGTACACGCGTGGGCGCAAGAACATGGACAACGTCAAGGTGGGCGCGCGCAACGGCTACGAGGGTTGGAAGTCGTTCCGCGAGGCGTGGCTGCTGCTGGAAGCCCACCCCGAGCCCCGTCCGGACCTCTACTACGAGGCGCGCGAGCGCATGAAGGACGCCCAGAAGGAGCTGGACAAGGTGTGCGCCAAGCTCATGCTGGAGGTGGAACGCTACGTCAACCAGAACAAGTGGCAGGAGGCCAACGCCACCCTGGACCACACGCGCGAGTACTTCCCGGACGAGACGGATCAGCTCTGTGCCCAGAAGGCGGAGATGAAGCGCGCGGAAATCAGTCAATGA
- a CDS encoding helix-turn-helix transcriptional regulator, producing MSVHERLRRLLFLVPYVSSRQGISVEELARALNVSREHLLEDLDLLTCVGRPPFNPDDYIDIYVENDRVYVDLDQRLSAPPRLTVGEASALAAAAELLRPAAGDTLRGAVEKLERVLPPGAGARFREMYRKIDAALEAPEALAPLTQAIHGRYEVTFDYAAPGRGAPEARRVRPLELLSHRGQWYLQAFCLTREDERLFRVDRMGALSLTTTLFQPREGARAEVPNPARRDADVRVRFTPLVAPYVRERFGEDARLLADGSVEVRVAGDNERWLTQWVLSFGGEAEVLEPASARAAVARAAKAALGV from the coding sequence ATGAGCGTCCACGAGCGTCTGCGCCGCCTGCTGTTCCTCGTGCCCTATGTGTCCTCGCGCCAGGGCATCTCCGTGGAGGAACTGGCGCGCGCCCTCAACGTCAGCCGGGAGCACCTGCTCGAGGACCTGGATCTGCTCACCTGCGTGGGCCGGCCCCCCTTCAACCCGGACGACTACATCGACATCTACGTCGAGAACGACCGCGTCTACGTGGACCTGGATCAGCGCCTGTCCGCGCCTCCGCGCCTGACGGTGGGCGAGGCCTCGGCCCTGGCCGCCGCGGCGGAGCTCTTGCGTCCGGCGGCCGGCGACACGCTGCGCGGCGCGGTGGAGAAGCTCGAGCGCGTGCTGCCTCCGGGCGCGGGGGCGCGCTTCCGCGAGATGTACCGGAAGATCGACGCGGCGCTGGAGGCCCCCGAGGCCCTGGCCCCGCTCACCCAGGCCATCCACGGCCGCTACGAGGTGACGTTCGACTACGCGGCCCCCGGACGGGGCGCTCCCGAGGCCCGGCGCGTCCGGCCGCTCGAACTGCTCAGCCACCGCGGCCAGTGGTACCTGCAGGCCTTCTGCCTCACCCGCGAGGACGAGCGGCTCTTCCGGGTGGACCGCATGGGGGCGCTCTCGCTCACCACCACCCTGTTCCAGCCGCGCGAGGGCGCCCGGGCCGAGGTGCCCAACCCCGCCCGCCGGGACGCGGACGTCCGGGTGCGCTTCACCCCCCTGGTGGCCCCCTATGTCCGGGAGCGCTTCGGCGAGGACGCCCGCCTGCTCGCGGACGGGAGCGTCGAGGTGCGGGTCGCCGGAGACAATGAGCGCTGGTTGACGCAGTGGGTGCTATCGTTCGGCGGCGAGGCCGAGGTGCTTGAGCCTGCCTCGGCCCGTGCGGCCGTGGCGCGAGCGGCGAAGGCCGCGCTAGGAGTCTGA
- a CDS encoding helix-turn-helix transcriptional regulator: MDRTERLLDLVALFLDAREPISWAELREHFPQDYRGTSDDAAERKFERDKAELLELGFPLSYIQGDDERKDGYIVDRDAYYLPEVDLTKEELAVLYAAGSAALTSGAFPGRDDLSHALRKIGFFAGDALPTPRVRMELGVEQDGPRLAAYLEQLWSACAARKWVQMTYGSPKRLDLSERRVEPYGLALRRGIWTLVGYCHLRQGIRTFHVHRIRTLKVNTSRPRTPDFEVPANFTADDYVASYPWQHRFHERVEARLRLTGELAPRATSLFPGAHVTPAPEGKGMLVTLPVTFLDGLLRFCLQLGPDCHVEAPDKAREDVAAMARRILEKHGEKSATPEVRA, encoded by the coding sequence ATGGACCGGACCGAACGTCTCCTTGATCTCGTGGCCTTGTTCCTGGACGCTCGGGAACCGATCTCCTGGGCGGAGCTGCGCGAGCACTTCCCCCAGGACTACCGGGGCACCTCCGACGACGCCGCCGAGCGCAAGTTCGAGCGCGACAAGGCGGAATTGTTGGAGCTCGGCTTCCCCCTCTCCTACATCCAGGGCGACGACGAGCGGAAGGACGGCTACATCGTCGACCGCGACGCCTACTACCTGCCCGAGGTGGACCTCACCAAGGAGGAACTGGCGGTGCTCTACGCCGCGGGCAGCGCCGCGCTCACCTCCGGGGCCTTTCCCGGCCGGGACGACCTGTCGCATGCCCTGCGCAAGATTGGCTTCTTCGCCGGCGACGCGCTGCCCACGCCCCGGGTGCGCATGGAGCTGGGCGTGGAGCAGGACGGGCCCCGGCTGGCCGCGTACCTGGAGCAGCTCTGGAGCGCGTGCGCCGCGCGCAAGTGGGTGCAGATGACCTACGGCTCGCCCAAGCGGCTCGATCTGTCCGAGCGCCGGGTGGAGCCGTACGGGCTGGCGCTGCGCCGGGGCATCTGGACGCTGGTGGGCTACTGCCACCTGCGCCAGGGCATCCGCACCTTCCACGTGCACCGCATCCGCACCCTCAAGGTGAACACCTCCCGGCCGCGCACCCCGGACTTCGAGGTGCCCGCGAACTTCACCGCGGACGACTACGTGGCCAGCTACCCCTGGCAGCACCGCTTCCATGAGCGCGTGGAGGCGCGCCTGCGCCTCACCGGCGAGCTGGCCCCGCGCGCCACCTCGCTCTTTCCCGGCGCGCACGTCACCCCGGCCCCGGAGGGCAAGGGCATGCTCGTGACGCTGCCGGTGACGTTCCTGGATGGCCTCCTGCGCTTCTGCCTCCAGCTCGGCCCGGACTGCCACGTGGAGGCCCCGGACAAGGCGCGCGAGGACGTGGCGGCCATGGCCCGGCGCATCCTGGAAAAACACGGCGAGAAGTCCGCCACTCCCGAGGTGCGGGCATGA
- the proB gene encoding glutamate 5-kinase — translation MNLSGRDAVRAARRVVVKIGTNALTHATGRFNRAHFDALSEDLLWAAQGRELVVVSSGAIALGVERLGLPARPKDIPGKQACAAVGQSRLMRAYEEAFDRANRRVAQLLLTHGDVQDRRRYLNVKHALEHLLEAQVVPIINENDTVSVDELKFGDNDTLAGLVAGGVEADALIILSDVEGLFTADPRKNPDARMLPQVDAVTPELLALAGGSGSQVGTGGMTTKVRAAARAAESGVRCVITSGAVPGRLRSVLSGEPVGTLFESSGSRRSARTAWIAHALKPKGRLLVDAGAREAVTAGKRSLLPSGIRSVEGDFGRGDPVDLVDAQGQVFARGLSAYDDGELRRIAGLKSSDIESVLGYRYLDEAVHRDDLAVL, via the coding sequence GTGAACCTTTCCGGACGAGACGCGGTGCGCGCCGCGCGGCGCGTGGTGGTGAAGATCGGCACCAATGCCCTCACCCATGCGACGGGGCGCTTCAACCGGGCCCACTTCGACGCGCTGAGCGAGGATCTGCTCTGGGCGGCCCAGGGCCGGGAGCTGGTGGTGGTGTCCAGCGGCGCCATCGCCCTGGGCGTGGAGCGGCTGGGGCTGCCCGCGCGTCCCAAGGATATTCCCGGCAAGCAGGCCTGCGCGGCGGTCGGTCAGAGCCGCCTCATGCGGGCCTACGAGGAGGCATTCGACCGGGCCAACCGCCGCGTGGCGCAACTGCTCCTCACCCATGGGGACGTGCAGGACCGGCGGCGCTACCTCAACGTGAAGCACGCGCTGGAGCACCTCCTGGAGGCCCAGGTGGTGCCCATCATCAACGAGAACGACACGGTGTCCGTGGACGAGCTCAAGTTCGGCGACAACGACACGCTGGCGGGCCTGGTCGCGGGCGGCGTGGAGGCCGACGCCCTCATCATCCTGTCCGATGTGGAGGGGCTCTTCACCGCGGACCCTCGCAAGAACCCCGACGCCCGGATGCTTCCCCAGGTGGATGCCGTCACGCCCGAGTTGCTCGCGCTCGCGGGGGGCTCGGGCAGCCAGGTGGGCACCGGCGGCATGACCACCAAGGTCCGCGCCGCCGCGCGCGCCGCCGAATCGGGCGTGCGCTGCGTCATTACCTCGGGAGCCGTGCCGGGCCGCCTGCGCTCGGTGCTGTCGGGCGAGCCCGTGGGCACCCTCTTCGAGAGCTCCGGCAGCCGGCGCAGCGCGCGCACCGCGTGGATCGCCCATGCCCTCAAGCCCAAGGGCCGGCTGCTCGTGGACGCCGGGGCGCGCGAGGCCGTCACCGCGGGCAAGCGCAGCCTGCTGCCCTCGGGCATCCGCTCGGTGGAGGGGGACTTCGGCCGGGGAGACCCGGTGGATCTCGTGGACGCCCAGGGGCAGGTGTTCGCCCGGGGCCTGAGCGCCTACGACGACGGGGAGCTGCGGCGTATCGCGGGGCTCAAGAGCTCCGATATCGAGTCCGTGCTCGGCTACCGCTACCTCGACGAGGCCGTGCACCGCGACGACCTGGCCGTCCTCTGA
- the hflX gene encoding GTPase HflX, giving the protein MKEIYGNTLGLKASEQSRLRNTYRRRVSPHEIVSPELARHLTELSRETNRQVGVLLNRKGEIEHVVVGNAHKLELPDIGRARAGQVRLRGLRLVHTHLKSEPLTKDDLTDLALLRLDMVAAIGVGHDGLPGVLHYAHLVPENGTGEFWSVSTLPDVHDGQPDVLDTLEALEEELSRKAAARAVSGRDKALLVAVCLDGNRAAAEASLSELKELARTAGVEVLDSVLQMRREADPRYLIGRGKLEELNLRSMQAMADVLIFDKDLTPSQGRHISEATSLKVIDRSQLILDIFAQRAQSAEGKLQVELAQLKYRLPRLVQSDTSLSRLAGGIGGRGPGETKLEIDRRRARDRINHLEKRIDTLSREREVRRAQRNRRDLPIISIVGYTNAGKSTLLNAITGSEVLAENKLFATLDPTSRRLRFPQEREVIITDTVGFIRDLPKDLVAAFRATLEELYDADLLLHVVDANDPSRDEQVEAVENILDSLDLMQKPRLMVWNKAELLGPDDVEALLRSRGGVAISAARREGLASLLAKADTTLFAEGASQSLGVM; this is encoded by the coding sequence TTGAAGGAAATCTACGGCAACACCCTGGGCCTCAAGGCGAGCGAGCAGAGCCGGCTGCGCAACACCTATCGGCGCCGCGTGTCGCCCCATGAGATCGTCTCCCCCGAGCTGGCCCGTCACCTCACCGAGCTGTCGAGGGAGACCAATCGTCAGGTGGGCGTGCTCCTCAACCGCAAGGGGGAAATCGAACACGTGGTGGTGGGCAACGCCCACAAGCTGGAACTGCCGGACATCGGCCGTGCCCGCGCCGGACAGGTGCGTCTGCGTGGCCTGCGCCTCGTGCACACCCACCTCAAGAGCGAGCCGCTCACCAAGGACGACCTGACGGACCTCGCGCTCTTGCGCCTGGACATGGTGGCCGCCATCGGCGTGGGCCACGATGGTCTGCCCGGCGTGCTGCACTACGCCCACCTGGTGCCCGAGAACGGCACGGGTGAGTTCTGGAGCGTCTCCACCCTGCCGGATGTCCACGACGGCCAGCCCGACGTGCTCGACACCCTGGAGGCCCTGGAGGAGGAGCTCAGCCGCAAGGCCGCCGCGCGCGCCGTGTCCGGTCGCGACAAGGCCCTGCTCGTGGCGGTGTGCCTGGATGGCAACCGCGCCGCCGCCGAGGCCAGCCTCTCCGAGCTCAAGGAGCTGGCGCGCACCGCCGGCGTCGAGGTGCTCGACAGCGTGCTGCAGATGCGCCGCGAGGCCGATCCGCGCTACCTCATCGGCCGCGGCAAGCTCGAGGAGCTCAACCTGCGCTCCATGCAGGCCATGGCCGACGTGCTCATCTTCGACAAGGACCTCACCCCCTCGCAGGGGCGCCACATCAGCGAGGCCACCAGCCTCAAGGTCATCGACCGCAGCCAGCTCATCCTCGACATCTTCGCCCAACGGGCGCAGAGCGCCGAGGGTAAGCTCCAGGTGGAACTCGCCCAGCTCAAGTACCGCCTGCCCCGGCTCGTGCAGAGCGACACCTCGCTCAGCCGGCTCGCCGGTGGTATCGGTGGACGCGGCCCGGGTGAAACGAAGCTCGAGATCGATCGCCGCCGCGCGCGCGATCGCATCAACCACCTGGAGAAGCGCATCGACACGCTCTCGCGCGAGCGCGAGGTGCGGCGGGCCCAGCGCAACCGGCGCGACCTGCCCATCATCTCCATCGTGGGCTACACCAACGCGGGCAAGTCCACGCTGCTCAACGCCATCACCGGCTCGGAAGTGCTCGCGGAGAACAAGCTGTTCGCCACGTTGGATCCCACCAGCCGCCGGCTGCGCTTCCCCCAGGAGCGCGAGGTCATCATCACCGACACGGTGGGTTTCATCCGCGACCTGCCCAAGGATCTCGTCGCCGCCTTCCGCGCCACGCTGGAGGAGTTGTACGACGCGGACCTCCTGCTGCACGTGGTGGACGCCAACGATCCCTCGCGCGACGAGCAGGTGGAGGCGGTGGAGAACATCCTCGACTCGCTCGATCTGATGCAGAAGCCCCGCCTCATGGTGTGGAACAAGGCGGAGCTGCTGGGGCCCGACGACGTGGAGGCCCTGCTGCGCTCGCGCGGAGGCGTGGCCATCAGCGCCGCGCGCCGCGAGGGCCTGGCCTCGCTGCTGGCCAAGGCGGACACCACCCTCTTCGCCGAGGGCGCCTCGCAGAGCCTGGGTGTGATGTAG